From a single Pseudomonas sp. A34-9 genomic region:
- a CDS encoding LysR family transcriptional regulator: MDKLLALKMFVETVRCGGYSSAARKLGISTSSVTRQVAGLEHELGASLLNRTTRNTSVTVAGQTYFEKAVAILDAIDEADAVVADRGAEAQGRLRISVPVEFGRRLIAPHLSRLLERHPGLEISLSLSDQVSDLLSEQIDVSVRLGSSVVSEDIVSKRVGHFERWVVASPAYLARSAALCHPRDLLEHQCLRFDYGATHQHWTFQNEDAPIQLNVHGRLQSNNADILREAAIGGGGVTLLADWLVRDDVAAGRLTRLLEQYEVNPGSASTCINALYLPNHRGSSRINVFIDFLVEILNPAAVTTPAA, from the coding sequence ATGGACAAGTTGCTGGCACTGAAGATGTTTGTGGAAACCGTGCGCTGCGGGGGCTATTCCTCGGCAGCGCGCAAACTCGGGATATCAACGTCGTCAGTGACACGGCAAGTGGCAGGGCTGGAACACGAGCTGGGCGCGAGCCTGCTCAATCGCACCACGCGCAACACCAGCGTGACCGTTGCCGGCCAGACCTATTTCGAAAAAGCCGTGGCGATTCTCGACGCGATCGACGAAGCCGATGCCGTCGTTGCCGATCGTGGCGCCGAAGCGCAGGGCCGTCTGCGCATCAGCGTGCCAGTGGAGTTCGGGCGGCGCCTGATTGCGCCGCACTTGAGCCGCTTGCTTGAACGGCATCCGGGTCTGGAGATCAGTCTGTCGCTGAGCGATCAGGTCAGCGATCTGCTCAGCGAGCAGATCGATGTTTCGGTGCGGCTGGGGTCGTCCGTGGTCAGTGAAGACATCGTCAGCAAACGCGTGGGGCATTTCGAACGCTGGGTGGTGGCCAGTCCGGCGTATCTGGCGCGTAGCGCGGCGCTCTGTCATCCACGGGATTTGCTGGAGCATCAATGCCTGCGTTTCGATTACGGCGCCACCCACCAGCACTGGACCTTTCAGAATGAAGACGCGCCTATTCAGCTCAACGTCCATGGGCGCCTGCAAAGCAATAATGCCGATATCCTGCGCGAAGCAGCCATCGGCGGCGGCGGGGTGACGCTGCTGGCTGACTGGCTGGTACGCGACGACGTCGCCGCCGGCCGGCTGACCCGATTGCTTGAGCAGTACGAGGTCAATCCTGGCAGCGCCAGCACGTGCATCAACGCGTTGTATTTACCCAATCACCGAGGGTCCAGCCGGATCAATGTGTTCATCGATTTTCTGGTGGAGATTCTCAACCCGGCGGCCGTGACCACGCCCGCCGCGTGA
- a CDS encoding XylR family transcriptional regulator, which yields MKTVPPVHRIALLFNGSKIYDRGIISGIGNYLSSTRASWDLFLEEDFLCRLKGIERWQGDGIIADFDDPLIGEALADIQMPVVAVGGSYEDKRAYPKAIPYVATDNHALINLAYSHLIEAGLQRFACFSLPEAQANRWAQEREKAFRKLMQRDGLHGEIYRGMGTSAPLWDSAVEQLIAWLQSLPKPIGIIAVSDARARQLLQACLTAGIAVPEQVALIGIDNDPLTRSLTRVPLSSVIQGTETMGRTAAQLLHQMLHGMPSTGSQILIPPDAVNVQVSSLHQPLGNPYVMQALLFIRQYACQGIKTAQVAAYVGVSRSSLEAHFRTERGCSVHDEILRFKLAAATAGLKNTDSVIADVARSCGFKSAQYLHTVFRRELGCTPREYQQGAR from the coding sequence ATGAAAACAGTCCCGCCTGTGCACCGCATCGCGCTGTTGTTCAACGGCAGCAAGATCTACGACCGCGGCATCATCAGCGGCATCGGCAACTACCTGAGCAGCACCCGTGCCTCCTGGGACCTGTTTCTGGAAGAGGATTTTCTCTGCCGTTTGAAAGGCATCGAGCGCTGGCAGGGTGACGGGATCATTGCCGACTTCGACGATCCGCTGATTGGCGAGGCGTTGGCCGATATCCAGATGCCGGTGGTAGCGGTAGGGGGCTCGTACGAGGATAAGCGCGCCTATCCGAAAGCGATTCCCTACGTCGCCACCGATAACCATGCGCTGATCAACCTGGCTTACTCGCATTTGATCGAGGCGGGACTGCAGCGCTTTGCCTGCTTCAGCCTGCCTGAAGCGCAGGCCAATCGCTGGGCGCAGGAGCGCGAAAAAGCCTTTCGCAAACTGATGCAGCGCGACGGCCTGCACGGCGAAATCTATCGCGGCATGGGCACCAGTGCACCGCTGTGGGACAGCGCCGTCGAACAACTGATCGCCTGGCTGCAAAGCCTGCCCAAACCCATCGGCATCATCGCCGTCAGCGACGCCCGCGCGCGCCAGTTGCTGCAAGCCTGTCTGACCGCCGGCATCGCCGTTCCGGAGCAGGTGGCATTGATTGGCATCGACAATGATCCGCTGACCCGCAGCCTGACCCGAGTGCCCCTGAGCTCGGTCATCCAGGGCACCGAAACCATGGGCCGTACCGCCGCGCAATTACTCCACCAGATGCTGCACGGCATGCCGTCCACCGGCTCGCAGATCCTCATTCCTCCTGATGCGGTCAACGTGCAGGTGTCGAGCTTGCACCAGCCATTGGGCAATCCGTACGTCATGCAAGCGCTGCTGTTCATTCGCCAATATGCTTGCCAAGGCATCAAAACGGCGCAGGTGGCGGCTTATGTCGGCGTTTCGCGGTCGTCACTCGAAGCGCATTTTCGCACCGAGCGCGGTTGCAGCGTGCACGACGAGATCCTGCGTTTCAAACTGGCAGCGGCCACCGCCGGCTTGAAAAATACTGACTCGGTGATTGCCGACGTGGCGCGCAGTTGTGGGTTTAAATCTGCGCAGTATTTGCACACGGTGTTTCGACGGGAGTTGGGTTGTACACCTCGGGAGTATCAGCAGGGGGCGCGATAA
- the xylF gene encoding D-xylose ABC transporter substrate-binding protein, whose product MKNVKRTLLATALALLSLPVMADAAHPKIGFSIDDLRLERWSRDRDYFVAAAEKMDAKVFVQSADANEQKQISQIENLISRGVDVIVIVPFNATVLTNAVAEAKKAGIKVVSYDRLILNADIDAYISFDNEKVGEMQASGVLNAAPKGNYFLLGGAPTDNNAKVLREGQMKVLQPAIDKGDIKIVGQQWVKEWNPTEALSIVENALTRNDNKIDGIVASNDATAGGAIQALAAQQLAGKVPISGQDADLAAVKRVIAGTQTMTVYKPLKLIASEAAKLSVQLARNEKPAYSSQYDNGSKKVDTILLTPTPLTKDNIDLLEQDGFYTKAQIAGK is encoded by the coding sequence ATGAAGAACGTAAAACGCACGTTATTGGCCACTGCCCTGGCGTTGCTGTCACTGCCGGTGATGGCTGACGCAGCCCACCCGAAAATCGGCTTCTCCATTGATGACCTGCGGCTGGAACGCTGGTCGCGTGACCGTGACTACTTCGTTGCGGCGGCCGAGAAAATGGACGCCAAGGTCTTCGTGCAATCGGCCGATGCCAACGAGCAGAAGCAGATTTCCCAGATCGAAAACCTGATTTCCCGGGGTGTCGATGTCATCGTCATCGTGCCGTTCAACGCCACGGTGCTGACCAACGCGGTGGCCGAAGCGAAGAAAGCCGGGATCAAGGTCGTGTCCTATGACCGGCTGATTCTCAACGCCGATATCGACGCCTACATTTCCTTCGATAACGAAAAGGTCGGTGAGATGCAGGCCAGCGGTGTGCTGAATGCAGCGCCCAAGGGCAATTACTTTTTGCTCGGCGGAGCGCCCACCGACAACAACGCCAAAGTCTTGCGTGAAGGCCAGATGAAAGTGCTGCAACCGGCCATCGACAAGGGCGATATCAAGATCGTCGGCCAACAGTGGGTGAAGGAATGGAACCCGACCGAAGCGCTGAGCATTGTGGAAAACGCGCTGACCCGCAACGACAACAAAATCGACGGCATCGTCGCCTCCAACGACGCCACGGCCGGTGGTGCGATCCAGGCACTGGCGGCGCAGCAACTGGCCGGCAAGGTGCCGATTTCCGGGCAGGACGCTGACCTTGCAGCGGTCAAACGCGTGATCGCCGGCACGCAAACCATGACCGTGTACAAACCGTTGAAACTCATCGCCAGCGAAGCGGCCAAGCTCTCGGTGCAACTGGCGCGCAACGAAAAACCCGCCTACAGCTCGCAGTACGACAATGGCAGCAAAAAAGTCGACACCATCCTGCTCACGCCAACCCCGTTGACCAAGGACAACATCGACCTGCTGGAACAGGACGGCTTCTACACCAAGGCGCAAATCGCCGGGAAGTGA
- a CDS encoding LysR family transcriptional regulator produces MDFNGRSGDMSVFTTVAQEGSLSAAARVLGLTPSAVSRIIARTEQRLGTRLLLRTTRAITFTAEGEAFLRGARRILADMDEVEEAIADQGVPKGRLRVSAALGHGRLAIVPLVAAFSALYPNIVVDLTLGDEVVDILGGQADVAVRFGHLPDSPLTARRIGDTGQVVVASPGYLQRHGIPQQPEDLLQHNCLRFNFKRAEPNWPFIRDGKEFSLKVSGNIECSSGEALAQLARVGAGIARIGEFSVREDLQRGDLIALLGDCNPGDEEPIHAVFVGGATMPARVRLFVDFLLEHHRM; encoded by the coding sequence GTGGATTTCAACGGCAGGTCAGGTGACATGAGCGTATTCACCACCGTGGCGCAGGAAGGCAGTCTGTCGGCCGCCGCGCGTGTGTTGGGCCTGACACCCTCGGCAGTCAGTCGGATCATCGCGCGTACCGAGCAGCGCCTTGGCACCCGCCTGCTCTTGCGCACCACCCGGGCGATCACCTTCACGGCCGAGGGCGAAGCGTTTCTGCGCGGCGCCCGACGTATCCTGGCCGACATGGACGAGGTCGAAGAAGCCATCGCTGACCAGGGCGTACCCAAAGGGCGATTGCGGGTCAGTGCCGCCCTTGGCCATGGACGGCTCGCCATCGTTCCCTTGGTCGCCGCATTCAGCGCCCTTTACCCGAACATTGTCGTCGACCTCACCCTCGGCGACGAAGTGGTCGACATTCTTGGCGGGCAGGCCGACGTCGCGGTCCGCTTTGGCCATCTGCCCGACAGCCCGCTGACCGCGCGCAGGATCGGCGACACCGGCCAGGTCGTGGTGGCATCGCCCGGTTATTTGCAGCGTCACGGCATCCCCCAGCAACCGGAAGACCTGCTACAGCACAACTGCCTGCGCTTCAATTTCAAGCGTGCCGAACCCAACTGGCCGTTCATCCGCGATGGCAAAGAGTTTTCCCTGAAGGTCAGCGGCAACATCGAATGCAGCAGTGGTGAAGCGCTGGCACAACTTGCACGAGTCGGTGCCGGCATTGCACGTATCGGTGAGTTCAGCGTGCGCGAGGATCTACAGCGCGGCGACTTGATTGCGCTATTGGGGGACTGCAATCCCGGGGATGAGGAACCGATCCATGCGGTGTTCGTTGGCGGAGCAACAATGCCGGCGCGGGTGCGATTGTTCGTGGACTTTTTGCTGGAGCATCACCGGATGTAA
- a CDS encoding sugar ABC transporter permease, producing the protein MNQVKQLFTRYKMLALVFAVVLIWLFFSWQTEGGFLTPRNLSNLLRQMSITGILACGMVLVIISGEIDLSVGSLLGLLGGLAAILDVIYHIPLLANLSLVALCGLLIGLANGYMAAYLRIPSFIVGLGGMLAFRGILLGITGGTTIAPVSPELVYIGQGYLPHAIGTGLGVLLFALTLFLTWKQRRNRALHGLAAHSLVRDIMRVLVIGAVLAGFVQTLNSYDGIPVPVLLLLILLGVFSYVTSQTVFGRRVYAVGSNMEATRLSGINVQAVKLWIFGIMGVMCALAGVVNTARLAAGSPSAGSMGELDAIAACFIGGTSMRGGSGTVYGALLGALVITSLDNGMSMLDVDSYWQMIVKGSILVLAVWVDVSTRTGRR; encoded by the coding sequence ATGAATCAGGTCAAACAACTGTTCACCCGCTACAAAATGCTCGCGCTGGTGTTTGCCGTGGTGCTGATCTGGCTGTTCTTCAGCTGGCAGACCGAGGGCGGATTCCTGACCCCACGCAACCTTTCCAATCTGCTGCGCCAAATGTCGATTACCGGCATTCTCGCCTGCGGCATGGTGCTGGTGATTATCAGCGGCGAGATCGATTTGTCGGTCGGCTCATTGCTGGGCCTGCTCGGTGGCCTCGCGGCCATTCTCGATGTGATCTACCACATTCCGTTGCTGGCGAATCTCAGTCTGGTCGCCCTGTGCGGACTGTTGATCGGTCTTGCCAACGGCTACATGGCGGCTTACCTGCGCATCCCGTCGTTCATCGTCGGCCTGGGTGGCATGCTGGCTTTTCGCGGGATTCTGCTGGGAATTACCGGCGGCACCACCATCGCGCCGGTGTCGCCGGAGCTGGTCTACATTGGCCAGGGCTATTTGCCCCACGCGATCGGCACCGGCCTGGGCGTTCTGCTGTTCGCGCTGACGCTGTTCCTGACCTGGAAACAACGGCGCAATCGCGCCCTGCACGGCCTCGCGGCGCATTCATTGGTGCGCGATATCATGCGCGTGCTGGTGATCGGCGCCGTGCTGGCCGGTTTCGTCCAAACGCTAAACAGCTATGACGGCATTCCCGTGCCGGTCTTGTTGCTGCTGATTCTGTTGGGCGTGTTCAGTTACGTGACCAGTCAGACCGTGTTCGGTCGCCGCGTCTATGCCGTGGGCAGCAATATGGAAGCGACGCGCCTGTCCGGCATCAATGTGCAGGCGGTAAAGCTGTGGATTTTCGGAATCATGGGCGTCATGTGCGCCCTCGCCGGCGTGGTCAACACCGCGCGCCTGGCCGCCGGCTCGCCTTCGGCCGGCAGCATGGGCGAACTCGACGCCATCGCCGCGTGCTTCATCGGCGGCACTTCCATGCGCGGCGGCTCTGGCACGGTGTACGGCGCCCTCCTCGGCGCATTGGTCATCACCAGCCTGGACAACGGCATGTCGATGCTCGACGTCGACAGCTATTGGCAGATGATCGTCAAGGGCAGCATTCTGGTGTTGGCGGTTTGGGTGGATGTGAGTACACGGACCGGGCGCCGTTGA
- a CDS encoding TetR/AcrR family transcriptional regulator, which produces MNQPSLSTSSPSTRGPAEHDIRDQIVAAANEHFSQYGYAKTTVSDLAKAIGFSKAYIYKFFDSKQAIGEAICANCLGQIAAAVEQAVNAEAISATERLRRLVKTVIATGVDLFFNDRKLYDIAAFSASERWNSAQVYEAQIKGFIFDIVRQGREAGEFERKTPLDETVEAINLALRPFVNPLLLQHNLDLIEQAPTLTTNLILRSLMP; this is translated from the coding sequence ATGAACCAGCCATCTCTATCTACCTCCTCGCCGAGCACTCGTGGCCCCGCCGAGCACGACATTCGTGACCAGATTGTCGCTGCGGCCAACGAACACTTCAGCCAGTATGGCTACGCTAAAACCACGGTTTCCGATTTGGCCAAGGCCATCGGTTTTTCCAAAGCGTACATCTATAAATTCTTTGATTCCAAGCAGGCGATTGGCGAGGCCATTTGCGCCAATTGTCTGGGCCAGATCGCTGCCGCTGTCGAACAGGCGGTTAACGCAGAAGCCATTTCAGCGACCGAGCGTCTGCGCCGATTGGTGAAAACCGTGATCGCCACGGGTGTGGACCTGTTCTTCAACGATCGCAAGCTCTACGACATCGCGGCGTTTTCCGCATCGGAGCGCTGGAACAGTGCCCAGGTGTATGAAGCGCAGATCAAGGGCTTTATCTTCGACATCGTGCGTCAAGGTCGAGAAGCGGGGGAGTTCGAACGCAAGACGCCGCTGGACGAGACCGTCGAGGCGATCAATCTGGCGCTGCGACCTTTCGTCAACCCGCTGCTGTTGCAACACAATCTGGATCTGATCGAGCAAGCGCCCACGCTGACCACCAATCTCATCCTGCGCAGCCTCATGCCTTGA
- a CDS encoding MFS transporter: MRINPPLVALAIGAFGIGVTEFAPMGMLPGIAADLGVSIPAAGLLVSAYALGVLLGAPLMTLTTGKIPRRYLLIGLMAIFTLGNLMSALATDYYSLMVARVVTSLNHGAFFGVGSIVAASVVAPEKRAGAVAAMFMGLTLATIGGVPLAAWFGELYGWRTAFWGITGLGVVTMVALWFALPNVRAPQSVGVMAEIRVLGRGPVLGALALTVVGSSAMFTVFTYIAPILSNETHASTAYITAMLVLYGVGLTLGNMWGGKAADRSIDRTLIVSLSVLILVLLAFTVLMRWPLPAAVAILIWGIASFALVPPLQMRVMEAAKDAPNLASAVNIGAFNFGNAIGAALGGAVINAGLGYPAISLAGAAMAGLGLLMVLAFAWRSRMIAATVV; this comes from the coding sequence ATGCGTATCAATCCACCACTTGTTGCACTCGCCATCGGTGCCTTTGGCATCGGCGTAACAGAATTCGCCCCCATGGGCATGTTGCCGGGTATCGCTGCGGATCTGGGCGTTTCCATTCCCGCTGCCGGTTTGCTGGTCAGTGCTTATGCGTTGGGTGTGTTGCTCGGCGCTCCGCTGATGACCCTGACCACGGGCAAGATTCCCCGACGCTATCTGCTGATCGGACTCATGGCGATTTTCACCCTGGGTAATCTGATGTCGGCCTTGGCCACCGATTACTACAGTCTCATGGTCGCCCGGGTGGTGACCTCACTGAACCATGGTGCATTTTTTGGCGTTGGCTCCATTGTCGCCGCCAGCGTGGTCGCCCCTGAGAAACGTGCCGGGGCGGTTGCTGCGATGTTTATGGGCCTGACCCTGGCGACCATCGGCGGTGTGCCGCTGGCAGCCTGGTTTGGCGAACTGTACGGCTGGCGCACCGCTTTCTGGGGCATTACCGGCCTGGGCGTGGTGACCATGGTCGCGCTGTGGTTTGCCCTGCCCAATGTGCGGGCGCCGCAAAGCGTCGGTGTCATGGCGGAAATTCGGGTATTGGGGCGCGGTCCGGTGTTGGGCGCGCTGGCCCTGACCGTCGTCGGTTCGAGCGCCATGTTTACCGTGTTCACTTACATCGCACCGATCCTCAGCAATGAAACCCATGCGTCAACCGCTTACATCACCGCCATGCTGGTGCTCTACGGTGTCGGGTTGACGCTGGGCAACATGTGGGGCGGCAAGGCCGCTGACCGCTCGATTGATCGCACGCTGATCGTCTCGCTGAGCGTACTGATTCTGGTCTTGTTGGCGTTCACCGTACTGATGCGTTGGCCGCTCCCGGCCGCCGTGGCCATCCTGATTTGGGGGATCGCCAGCTTTGCCCTGGTGCCACCGCTACAGATGCGCGTGATGGAAGCGGCCAAGGACGCACCCAATCTCGCCTCGGCAGTGAACATTGGCGCTTTCAATTTCGGCAACGCGATTGGCGCGGCGCTGGGTGGCGCGGTGATCAACGCGGGTCTGGGTTATCCGGCGATTTCTCTGGCCGGAGCGGCGATGGCGGGCCTGGGGCTGCTGATGGTGTTGGCGTTTGCCTGGCGTTCCAGAATGATTGCAGCCACCGTGGTGTGA
- the xylG gene encoding D-xylose ABC transporter ATP-binding protein: MSDYLLQMNGIVKTFGGVKALNGIDIKVRPGECVGLCGENGAGKSTLMKILSAVYPHGTWDGEILWDGQPLRAQSISETEAAGIVIIHQELTLVPDLSVAENIFMGHELTLPGGRMNYPAMIHHAEALMRELKVPDMNVSLPVSQYGGGYQQLVEIAKALNKKARLLILDEPSSALSRSEIEVLLDIIRDLKAKGVACVYISHKLDEVAAVCDTIAVIRDGKHIATTAMADMDIAQIITQMVGREMSNLYPTEPHDVGEVIFEARHITCYDVDNPTRKRVDDISFVLKRGEILGIAGLVGAGRTELVTALYGAYPGRHEGEVWLDGHPIDTRTPLKSIRAGLCLVPEDRKRQGIIPDLGVGQNITLAVLDNYAKLTRIDAEAELGSIDREISRLHLKTASPFLPITSLSGGNQQKAVLAKMLLAKPRVLILDEPTRGVDVGAKYEIYKLMGALAAAGVSIIMVSSELAEVLGVSDRVLVIGEGQLRGDFVNHELTQEQVLAAALSQPGSHNNNDRKSA; this comes from the coding sequence ATGTCCGACTATCTGCTGCAAATGAATGGCATCGTCAAAACCTTCGGCGGTGTCAAAGCACTCAACGGCATCGACATCAAGGTCAGGCCGGGTGAATGCGTTGGCCTGTGCGGCGAGAATGGCGCCGGCAAATCCACGCTGATGAAGATCCTTTCGGCGGTCTACCCCCACGGCACCTGGGACGGCGAAATCCTCTGGGACGGGCAACCACTCAGGGCGCAATCGATCAGTGAAACGGAAGCCGCCGGTATCGTCATCATTCACCAGGAACTGACGCTGGTGCCCGACCTGTCGGTGGCCGAAAACATTTTCATGGGCCATGAACTGACGTTGCCCGGCGGACGCATGAATTACCCGGCGATGATTCACCACGCCGAAGCGCTGATGCGCGAATTGAAAGTGCCGGACATGAACGTATCGCTGCCGGTTTCGCAGTACGGAGGCGGCTATCAGCAACTGGTGGAAATCGCCAAAGCCCTGAATAAAAAAGCCCGCCTGTTGATCCTCGACGAGCCTTCATCAGCCTTGAGCCGTTCGGAAATCGAGGTGTTGCTGGACATCATCCGCGACCTCAAAGCCAAAGGTGTCGCCTGCGTCTACATCTCGCACAAGCTCGATGAAGTGGCCGCCGTGTGCGACACCATTGCGGTGATCCGCGATGGCAAACACATCGCCACCACTGCCATGGCCGACATGGACATTGCGCAGATCATCACGCAGATGGTCGGCCGGGAAATGAGCAACCTCTACCCCACTGAACCCCACGATGTTGGCGAGGTCATTTTCGAGGCCCGTCACATCACCTGCTACGACGTCGACAACCCCACGCGCAAACGGGTCGACGATATTTCCTTCGTCCTCAAGCGCGGCGAGATCCTTGGCATTGCCGGCCTGGTCGGTGCTGGCCGTACCGAACTGGTGACCGCGTTGTACGGCGCTTACCCCGGTCGCCACGAGGGCGAAGTCTGGCTGGACGGTCACCCCATCGACACCCGCACGCCACTCAAGTCCATCCGTGCCGGCCTGTGCCTGGTGCCCGAGGACCGCAAGCGCCAAGGGATCATTCCCGACCTGGGCGTCGGCCAGAACATCACCCTCGCCGTACTGGACAACTACGCGAAACTGACCCGCATCGACGCCGAAGCCGAACTGGGCAGCATCGATCGGGAAATCTCGCGCCTGCACCTCAAGACCGCCAGCCCGTTCCTGCCGATCACCAGCCTGTCGGGTGGCAATCAGCAAAAAGCCGTGCTGGCGAAGATGTTGCTGGCCAAACCCCGGGTGCTGATTCTCGATGAGCCCACCCGAGGCGTGGATGTCGGCGCCAAATACGAAATCTACAAATTGATGGGCGCGCTGGCCGCTGCGGGCGTGTCGATCATCATGGTCTCGTCGGAACTGGCTGAAGTGCTCGGCGTTTCCGATCGCGTGCTGGTGATCGGCGAAGGCCAGTTGCGTGGCGACTTCGTCAACCATGAATTGACGCAGGAACAGGTGCTCGCCGCCGCCCTCAGTCAGCCTGGCAGTCATAACAATAATGATCGGAAATCCGCGTAA
- the xylA gene encoding xylose isomerase — MPYFPDVEPIRYEGPDSDSPLSFRHYDADKLILGKPMREHLRMAACYWHTFVWPGSDVFGAGTFKRPWQHAGDPMEMAIGKAAAAFEFFSKLGIDYYCFHDTDVAPEGQSLKEYRNHFAQMVDHLEQHQEESGIKLLWGTANCFSNPRFAAGAASNPDPEVFACAAAQVFSAMNATQRLKGANYVLWGGREGYETLLNTDLKREREQLGRFMRMVVEHKHKIGFTGDLLIEPKPQEPTKHQYDYDSATVFGFLQQYGLEHEIKVNIEANHATLAGHSFHHEIATAVSLGIFGSIDANRGDPQNGWDTDQFPNSVEEMTLATYEILKAGGFKNGGFNFDSKVRRQSLDQIDLFHGHVGAMDVLALSLERAAAMVQNDRLQQLKDQRYAGWQQPFGQAVMAGDFNLESLAEHAFTNELNPQAVSGRQEMLENVVNRFIYR, encoded by the coding sequence ATGCCGTACTTCCCCGATGTCGAGCCGATTCGCTACGAAGGCCCGGATAGCGATTCTCCCCTCTCCTTTCGTCACTACGACGCCGACAAACTCATCCTCGGCAAACCCATGCGCGAACACCTGCGCATGGCCGCCTGTTACTGGCACACGTTCGTCTGGCCGGGTTCCGATGTGTTCGGCGCGGGGACGTTCAAGCGACCATGGCAACACGCCGGCGACCCGATGGAAATGGCCATCGGCAAAGCAGCCGCCGCCTTCGAATTTTTCTCCAAACTGGGTATCGACTATTACTGCTTCCATGACACCGATGTCGCCCCGGAAGGCCAGTCGCTCAAGGAGTACCGCAACCACTTCGCGCAAATGGTTGATCACCTCGAGCAACACCAGGAAGAAAGCGGCATCAAGCTGCTGTGGGGCACCGCCAACTGCTTCAGCAATCCGCGCTTCGCCGCAGGTGCCGCGAGCAACCCCGATCCGGAAGTGTTCGCCTGCGCCGCTGCTCAGGTGTTCAGCGCCATGAACGCAACCCAGCGCTTGAAAGGCGCCAACTACGTGTTGTGGGGCGGTCGCGAAGGCTATGAAACCCTGCTCAACACAGACTTGAAACGCGAGCGTGAACAACTGGGGCGCTTTATGCGCATGGTGGTCGAGCACAAGCACAAGATCGGTTTTACCGGCGACCTGCTGATCGAACCGAAGCCGCAGGAGCCGACCAAGCACCAATACGATTACGACAGCGCCACTGTGTTCGGCTTTCTCCAGCAGTACGGGCTGGAGCACGAAATCAAGGTCAACATCGAGGCCAACCACGCGACACTGGCCGGACATAGCTTCCATCACGAGATTGCGACGGCGGTCTCGCTGGGGATTTTCGGCAGCATCGACGCCAATCGGGGTGATCCGCAGAACGGCTGGGACACCGATCAATTCCCCAACAGCGTCGAAGAAATGACCCTGGCCACTTACGAAATCCTCAAGGCCGGCGGGTTCAAGAATGGCGGCTTCAACTTCGACTCCAAGGTGCGCCGGCAAAGCCTCGATCAGATTGACCTGTTCCATGGCCACGTCGGCGCGATGGATGTTCTCGCCCTGTCCCTGGAGCGCGCTGCGGCCATGGTTCAGAACGACCGGCTTCAACAGCTCAAGGATCAACGCTACGCCGGCTGGCAGCAACCGTTCGGGCAGGCGGTGATGGCCGGTGACTTCAACCTTGAGTCGTTGGCCGAGCACGCATTCACCAACGAGTTAAACCCGCAAGCCGTCAGCGGCCGCCAGGAAATGCTCGAAAACGTCGTCAACCGGTTTATCTATCGCTGA